CGGCGGCGCTCCGCTCGATCCTGCGCCAGGACCCGGACGTGGTGATGGTCGGCGAGATTCGCGACGGCGAGACCGCCCGCATCGCCGTGCAGGCGGCGCTGACCGGCCACCTCGTCATCTCGACGCTCCACACCAACTCCGCCCCCGCCACGGTGACCCGGCTGATGGACATGGGCATCGAGCCCTACCTCATCGCCGCGACCCTCAACGGCGTGGTGGCGCAACGCCTGGTGCGCCGGCTCTGCGGGGCCTGCGCCGAGGCCATTCCGGCGAGCCCGCAGGAGCGCCTGCGCCTCGGCGTCCCGGCCGACGCCCCCTTGAGCCTCAAGCGCGCCCGCGGCTGCCCGGCCTGCAACGGCACCGGCTATCGCGGCCGCATGGTCGCCTCGGAGATCATGACCCTCGACGGCGAGTTGCGCGGGCTCATCGCCACTCGCGCCGACGAGCAGACCCTGACCGACCGGGCCCGCAAAGCCGGCATGACGACGCTCGCCGACAGCGCCCGGGCGCGGGTGCTCGACGGCGACACCACCCTCGACGAGGTCGGGCGGGTGCTGGAAGGAACGCTGTAGATGCCGCGCTTTGCCTACAAGGCCTATGCCGCGGACGGGCGCTCCCGTGCCGGCCGGATCGAGGCCGAAACCCGCCAGCGCGCTGTGGCCCTGCTCCGCGCCGACGGGCTCCAGGTCTACGAGATCGCCCAGGCGGCGGCCGGCCCGGCGCCGTTCTGGCGCCGCGACCTCTTCGGGCGCGACCGCGTCAACGACGCCGCCCGCGTCGCGTTCCTGCGCGAGTTCGGCACCCTGGTCGGCGCCGGGCTCACGGTCGACAAGGCCTTGCGCCTCGTCGAGCGCCAGGCCGGGCCGGCGTTGAAGCCCGTCCTCTCCGACCTCCTGGAACGGGTCGTGGCCGGCGCCTCCCTGTCGCGGGCGATGGCGGCCCATCCGCAGGCCTTCCCGCGCGACATGGTCGACATCGTGCGTGCCGGCGAGGCCACCGGTACCCTCGTCGACGTGGTCGGCTCGCTCACCGCGTCGATCGAGCGCCGCGACGCGGTCAAGCGCCACCTGATCTCGGCGATGATCTACCCGGCGCTCCTCGTCGCGATGGCGATCGGCACCGTGGCGATGATCGTCGGCGTGCTGGTGCCGGCCTTGGCCCCGCTCTTCGAGGGCAGCGGCCAGGCGCCGCCCTTCGCGATCCGCGCCGCCGCCTGGCTCGGCGAGACGCTCTCGACGACCTGGCCGTTCCTCCTCGGCGGCCTCGCGCTCCTGATCCTGGGGCTTGCCCGGGCGTGGCGGATGCCCGGCTTCGCGGCGTCCCGCGCGCAACTGGCGCTCCGCCTGCCGCTGGTGCGCGAGATCGTGGTCGGCATCGAGTGCGGCCGGTTCTGCCGGGTGCTCGGCACCCTGCTGACTGCCGAGGTGCCGATCCCCGATGCGGTGGCGGCGACGCGGCCGCTCGCCGGCAACCGGGTCTTCCGCCATGCCCTCGACGAGGCCGGACGGCGGCTGGCGGAAGGCGGCAGCCTCGCTTCCGGTCTGTCCTCGCTCAAGCCCTATGCCGCCTCGACCCTGAATCTCATCGCGAGCGGCGAGCAGGTGAACCGCCTCGGCAGCGTGCTGATCCACGCCGCCGAGATGCACGAGACCGAGACCCGCCAGCGCATCGACCGGCTGCTCGCCCTGCTCACCCCCCTGGTGACCGTGGCGATCGGCGGGCTGATCGGCGGGCTGATCATCTCGGTGATGGGGGCGATCCTGAGCGTGGGGCAATTGACGCAGTAGGGCGGTGGATCGAAGCCGGGCCCCCGGGCGTTGGCCGCGCTCCTGTCCCCGGGAGCGCCGTGCGTGTCCGCCGATCGTCGACAAGTCCTGATTCCGTTCGCCGCCCTTGCCCTCGCGACGGTCCCCACCGTCGCGCTCGCGCAAGGACGTCCCTCGACGCTCGCGATGACCTGCGGCCAAGCGCGGGGCTTTCTCGCCGCGCAAGGGGCGGCGGTGCTCGGCACCGGCGGCTACACCTATGACCGCTTCGTGCGCGACCGCAGCTTCTGCGAGCCGACGCAGATTACGAAGAACGCCTTCGTGCCGACCCGCGACACGCCGGAATGCCTCGTCGGCTATCGCTGCATCGAGCCGGGCCGCAACTGGTTCGACGACGAATAGGGCGAACAGAGGAGAGCGGCCTCGCCCCCGGCTCAGGTGCGGGGGGAGGCCGGATCCGCGTCAGCCCTTCGCCAGCAGCGCCTCGATCTCCTGCTTGAGCGCGTCGCGCAGCTCCGGCCGCTCCAGGCCGTAGGCGAGGTTGGCGACCAGGAAGCCGAGCTTCGAGCCGGTGTCGTAGGTCTTGCCGCGATAGTGCATGCCGTAGAACTTCTGCGTCTCCGACAGGCGCTTCATGCCGTCGGTGAGCTGGATCTCGCCGCCCGCCCCGCGCTCGCCGCGCTCGAGGATCGAGAAGATCTCCGGCTGGAGGATGTAGCGGCCCGAGATGATGTAGTTCGACGGCGCGGTGCCCTTCGCCGGCTTCTCCACCATGCCGGTGATCTCGAAGGTGTCGCCGTATTCCTGGCCGACGCTGACGATGCCGTACTGGTGGGTCTGGTCGGGGGCGACCTCCTCGACGGCGATGATGTTGCCGCCGTGCTGCTCGTAGGCCTTGAGCATCTGCACCATGCTGCCGCGGCTGAGCATGTCGGGCAGGATCACCGCGAAGGGCTCGTCGCCGACGATCTCGCGGGCGCACCACACCGCGTGGCCGAGGCCGAGCGGTTCCTGCTGGCGGGTGAAGCTGGTCTGGCCGGCGGCGGGCAGGTCCTTCTTCAGAGCCTCGTAGGCCTCCGTCTTGCCGCGCTCCTGCAGCGTGCGGTCGAGCTCGTAGGACATATCGAAATGGTCCTCGATCACCGCCTTGCCGCGGCCGGTGACGAAGATGAAATGCTCGATTCCCGCCTCCCGGGCCTCGTCGACCACGTGCTGGACCACCGGACGATCGACGACCGTCAGCATCTCCTTGGGCACCGCCTTGGTCGCCGGCAGGAAACGGGTGCCGAGACCGGCGACCGGGAGGACGGCTTTGCGAATGCGTTTCATCGTGCGTGATCCAGTGAACACCGAGGAGCTGCCGGACCGCCCGGCGGGGACGGCCATCCCCGGGCATCTCACGCCCGGCGGACATCCTCCCCCGGGCACCCTTGCCACCGGACAGCTTAATTGACGCTGAAGCATTGCGGGATATGGATCAACCCGTCTCACGCCGGGGAGCGGACGGAATGGCGGTACTTGTCACGGGTGGCGCGGGCTATATCGGCAGCCACATGGTGCTCGCCCTGATCGACGCCGGACACGAGGAAGTCGTGGTCCTCGACGATCTCTCCACCGGCTTCGATTGGGCGCTGCCGCCGGAAGTCACGCTGGTGCGCGGCGACGTCGCCGACCAGACCTTGGTGGCCGAGACCATCCGCCGGCACAAGATCGACGCGCTCGCGCACTTCGCCGCCAAGATCGTGGTGCCGGATTCGGTCTCCGATCCCCTCGGTTACTACCTCGCCAACACGGTCAAGTCGCGCGCGCTGATCGAGGCGGCGATCGGCGCGGGCGTGCGCCACGTGATCTTCTCCTCGACCGCCGCGGTCTACGGCGAGCCGTCGGTCGTGCCGGTGCCCGAGGACCTGACGCCGAACCCGATCAACCCCTATGGCCGCTCGAAGCTGATGACCGAGTGGATGCTGGAGGACGCCGCCCGCGCCCACGGCATCAGCACCGTGGTGTTGCGCTACTTCAACGTGGCGGGCGCCGATCCGCGCGGGCGTTCGGGCCAGTCGACCCCCAACGCCACCCATCTCATCAAGGTCGCCACGCAAGCCGCCCTCGGCAAGCGCGGCCAGCTGGAAGTGTTCGGCACCGACTATCCGACCCCGGACGGCTCGTGCCTGCGCGACTACATCCAGGTCTCCGACCTGGCGCAAGCCCACCTCGTCGCGCTCAACCACCTGCGCGGAGGGGGGACAAGCCTGACGCTCAATTGCGGCTACGGCCGCGGCTATTCGGTGCTGGAGGTGATCGACGTGGTGAAGTCGGTCTCCGGCGTCGATTTCCCGGTCAAGCTGTCGCCGCGCCGGGCCGGCGACCCGTCGCGGATCGTCGCCGGAGCCGACCGGATCCGGGCCGAACTCGGCTGGGTGCCGCAGCACGACGACCTGCGCGAGATCGTCACCCAGGCGCTGGCCTGGGAAGAGGCTCTGGGCCGGCGCAACCGGGTCTGATCGATGCCCCAGACCCGGTTCGTCCTGCGCAGCGTTCTGGCCCTCGGCGCCGTCCTGGTCCTCGCCGCGCCCGTCGGCGCGGGCGATTTCCGGGCCTTCGTCGAGGAATTATGGCCGGCGGCCCAATCGCGAAAGGTGTCGCGGGCGACCTTCGACGCCGCGTTCCGGGGCGTCACCCCGGACCCGGCGGTGCTGGCGCGCCTGCGCCGCCAGGGCGAGTTCGGCCGCCCGGTCTGGGAGTACCTGACCGGCGCCGTCTCGCCCGGCCGCATCGCCCGCGGACGGGCGGAAGCCGCGCGCCGCGCCGAGACCCTGGCGGCGATCGAGGCGCAGTATGGCGTGCCCGGCCCGGTCCTGCTCGCCTTCTGGGGCATCGAATCGGATTTCGGCGCCAGCGCCGGCACGATGCCGGTGATCCGGGCGCTCGCCACCCTGGCCGAGGCGCGCCATCGCGGCGAGCTTTTTCGCGATGAACTCCTGGCCGCTCTGGAGATCCTCGAGCACCACGACGTGACGCCGGAGCGGATGCGCGGCTCCTGGGCCGGCGCGATGGGCCAGACGCAGTTCCTGCCCTCGGCCTACCTGAAGGCGGCGGTCGATTTCGACGGCGACGGGCGGCGCGACATCTGGGATTCGGCGCCGGACGCGCTCGCCTCGATCGCGCATTTCCTCAACCAGGCCGGCTGGCGCCGCGACCTGCCCTGGGGCGTCGCCGTGACCCTGCCGGCAGGGTTCGACCTCGCGCGCTACCGCGGACCGCTCGCAGACTTCGCCGGCCGCGGCGTGCGGACCCTCGACGGCGCGCCCCTGCCCGATCAGGGCGAGGCGAGCCTGTTCCTGCCTGGCGGCGTCGGCGGGCCGGCCTTCCTGATCACCGCCAATTTCGAGGCGATCCGCGCCTACAACACCTCGGATTCCTACGCGCTCGCGGTCGGCCACTTCTCCGACCGGATCGCCGGCGGACCGCCGCTCGCCGCGCCCTGGCCGACCGGGCCGCGCCTCGACCAGGCCGGGCTCACCGCGCTCCAGCGCGGGCTCTCCGCCCGCGCGCTCTACGACGGCCCGTTCGACGGAAGGGCCGGCCCCAAGCTCCGCGAGGCGGTGCGGCGCTACCAGATCGCCGCCGGGCTGCCGGCGGACGGCTACGCCACCCCTGCCCTGCTGGAGCACGTGAAGGCGCGCTGATCGTCCGAGGGCCTGTTCGATCGAGGGGACCGACCTCGAACCCTCCATCGTCATCCTGGGCCCCGGCGCAGCCGGGAGCCCGGGATCCAGAGCCGCCGACGTGGAAGGGAAAGGCGGTACGCATTCCGCTTCATCCTGCATCGTCAGCGGTTATGGCTCCCGGGTTCCGCTGCGCGGCCCCAGGATGATGGGGTGAGGTGGCGATGTCGGTGCCAGATCGACGGGTGCACCCGATCGAACACGCTCCGAGGCCTCGTGAAGCCTCGATCCTCATGGACAAGCGGGGCCGGCTTCCCCAGGATCCGCCGCGACGAAGGAGACACGCACATCATGGCTCACGCATTGGGCGCGCCGGCCGGCGAGCGGATTCCGGACGGCCTCAACCAGCCCGACCTCGCCGGGCCCGAGGTGCGCCGCGCCAAGGAGGATCTGGCGGCCTGCTTCCGCATGGCGGCGCGCCACGGCCTCGAAGAGGGCATCTGCAACCACTTCTCGGCGATGGTGCCGGGCTACGACGACCTCTTCCTCGTCAACCCCTACGGCTACGCCTTCGCGGAACTGACCGCCTCGAAGCTCCTGGTCTGCGACTTCCACGGCAACGTCGTCTCCGGCGAGGGCCAGCCGGAGGCCACCGCCTTCTACATCCATGCCCGCCTGCACCAGCGCATCCCGCGGGCGCGGGTGGCGTTCCACACCCACATGCCTTACGCCACCGCCCTCTCGATGACCGAGGGCGATCCGCTGATCTTCGCCGGGCAGACCTCGCTCAAGTTCTACGGCCGCACCGCCTTCGACCGGAACTACAACGGGCTCGCCCTCGATTCCGCCGAGGGCGACCGCATCGCCGACAGCGTCGGCGAGGCCGACATCGTGTTCATGAAGAACCACGGCGTGATGGTGCTCGCCCCCACCATCGCGGAGGCCTGGGACGACCTCTACTACCTGGAGCGTGCCGCGGAGGTGCAGGTGCTCGCCCTCTCGACCGGCCGCTCGGTCCTGCCGGTCGCGTCCGCCATCGCCGAGGCGGCCTCCCGCCAGATGCGCGAGGGCGATCCGGAATCGGCCCGCCTCCACCTCGCCTCGATCCGCCGGCGGCTCGACCGGGAGGAGCCGGATTACGCGGAGTGATCCTGGCGGGGCGCCGGGGCCAGCATCCACAGGGCGATGACCGCCAGCACCCCGGCGCTCATCCCGTGCAGGGCCACCTGCCACCAGGCCGCCGTGCCGGCGGACAGGATGAGGGCGAGGTCGCAGGCCGGGATCGCGAGGCTTCCCGCCAGCACGATCATCACGGCGCGCCGGGTCGAGAGCAGGCTGAGGCCGGCGAGATGGAGCGCCAGGGCTGCGTCCCGCGCGCCGATCGCCCTGAGATAAGTCCGGCCGATCCCTTCGGGCTCCGGCACGCCGTAGATCAGCGCGCCGAGCGCGGGCGTCGCCAGTAAGACGCCGCCCAGCGCCAGAAAGACCAGCGCCATGGCCAGCACGATCCAGAGGCGCAGGTCGGAGGGGGAGAGGCGGCCGTCTCCGGTCGCGAGGTGTCGTCGGTCCATGCCGCCGGCATGCCCGAAGGCGCGGGCCGGTGCCTTCACCTGGGTTGAGAGTCTGTTTCACCGATCGACATGGCCCATCCCGCCTGCACCTCGGGATGAGGTCGCGGGTGGGATGGAAGTGCGCTCTGCGGTGCAGGTCGGTCAGAGTTCCAGAATCGCCTTGATCACCCCCGCCTCCGGCCGCAGCCAGTCGCGAAAGAGCTCCGGCCCGTCGGCCAGCGCGCCGCGATGGGTGCGGAGCGCCTGGGTCGGCACCCGGCCGGCCTGCATCTGGCGCACCACCTCGGCGAAATCGTCCGGTTGGGCGTTGCGGCTGGCGAACAGGGTGGTCTCGCGCTTGTGGAACTCGGGGTCCGAGAACACGATGTCGTCGCGCACCACGCTCACCAGCACGTAGCGCCCGCCATGGCCGACGAAGCCGAAGCCGCGCTGCATCGCGGCGCGGTTGCCGGTGCAGTCGATCACGCAATCGTAGAAGTCGCCGGACGTGGCGGCGCCCGCCTTCGCCTCGGCCTCGTCGTTGGCGAGAAGCAGCGCGTCGGCGCCGAGCGAAGCTTGCGTGAAGGCCAGCCGGTCCTCGCGCAGGTCCATGACGGTGACGTGGGCGCCGCGCGCCTTGGCGAAGATCACCGCCGACATGCCGATCGGCCCGGACCCGACCACCAGCACCCGATCCCCGGCCGCGATGCCGCCGCGCTTCACCCCGTGGGCGCCGATCGCCAGGAACTCGATCATCGCGGCATCGTCGAGCGGGGTATCACCCACCGGCACCACGTTCTGCGCCGGCACGCTGATCAACTCGGCCATGCCGCCGTCGCAATGGACGCCGAGCACGCTGATGTTCTGGCAGGCATTGGTGACGCCTTTGCGGCAGGCGACGCAGTGTCCGCAGGAGAGATACGGCACGATGTAGCAGTTCTGGCCTGCCGTGAGGCCGCTGCCGGCCGGCGCCTGCTCGATCGTTCCGGAGAGCTCGTGGCCCATCACCCGCGGATATTGCAGGAACGGGTGCTTGCCCTGGTAGATGTGGAAATCCGTGCCGCAGATGCCGACCCGGCGGATGCGCACCAGCGCCTCGCCCTCGGCCGGGACCGGCTCCGGCCGCTCGGTCAGCCGCAGCCGGCCCGGCTCGTCGCAGAGGAGCACCTTCATGGGATGGGTCTTTCGAGGGTAGAGATTTGGGAAAGGGCTGGTGGTGCGAAGATGAGGCTTCTCCCCTCCCCCTTGTGGGGAGGGGTGAGGGGGTGGGGGTGGTGCCGGATAAGGCTCAGCGGTGCCTTCTGCACCACCCCCACCCCTAACCCCTCCCCACAACTTGCCGCGATACCGGGCAAGCCCGGGATCGCCTGGGGAGTGGAAGTGCCCTCTCGACTACGCCAGCATCTCGGGCGGCAGGTCGCTGCCGTGGTACGTCTTGTAGATCGTGTTGAGCTTGCCGTTGCGCAGGTTCTTGTGCACCCACTCGTTCAGCGCCGTCTGGAGCTTGCCCTCGCCCTTGCGGATGCCGATCGCGTAGGGGAACGTCCGCATCACGATCTTGGTCTCGAACGGCGCCGGGGGCTTGCGGGCATTGGCGGTGTTCATGACCTGCGGCGAGGTCGCCACCATGTCGACCTGGCCCGAGACCATCGCGGTGATGAGCGTGGCGTCGTCGTCGTAGCGCACCATCTGGGCGCCCTGGGCGCGATTGGTCGCCTCCTTGTCGTTGGTGCTGCCGCGGGTGGTGCCGAGGCGCTTGCCGACGACGGCCGCGTAATCCTTGACCTCGCGGTCCTTCGGGCCGGCGATCACCGCCTGGATCACCCCGTAGGGGTCCGAGAAGTCGATCACCTTCTGGCGCTCCTCGTTCACGCTGAACGAGGCGATGACCATGTCGGCCTTGCCGGTGAGCAGGAACGGCACCCGGTTCGGGCTCGTGACCTGCACGATCTCCAGCGGCAACTCCCAGTCGGCGGCGAGCAGCCGGGCGGTCTCGACGTCGGAGCCGGTCGGCTGCATCGCGGCATCGGTCATGCCGAAGGGCGGCGAGCCGAGATCGAGGGCGACGAGCAGCTTCTTGCGGCTCCTGATCGTGTCGAGCGTGTCGGCGAGCGCCGGCATCGCCAGGGTGGACGCGGCCGCGAGGCCGCCGGCCAGGAAGGTCCTGCGCTTCATCCCCAAAACTCCTTCTTGATCACAGCCCGCTGCCGACGAAGTCGCGCAATTCGGGCGTGCGTGGGTTGTCGAGGTCGCGGCCGGCCAGGGTCTCCCAGACCCGGCCCTGGCGCATGTAGATGACGGTGCCGGCGACGCGCCGGGCAAAGCCCATCTCGTGGGTGACCAGGATCATGGTCATGCCGCCGCGGGCGAGATCCTCCATGACCTTCAGCACCTCCGAGGTCAGCTGCGGGTCGAGGGCGGAGGTGACCTCGTCGAACAGCATCACCTGCGGCTGCATGGCGAGCGACCGGGCGATGGCGACCCGCTGCTGCTGCCCGCCCGACAATTGCTCGGGATAGTGCTCGGCCTTCTCGGCCAAGCCGACCCGGGTCAGGCACGCCATCGCCAGGTCGCGGGCCTCGGCCCGCTTGAGGCCCTTCACGCAGGTCGGCGCCAGCATGATGTTCTGAAGGGCCGTCAGGTGCGGGAAGAGGTTGTAGCTCTGGAAGACGATGCCGACCGAGAGCCGCAGCGCCCGCTTGTCGAGGTTGGGCGAATGGATCGCGTGACCGCAAACCTCGATCGCCCCCTCCTCGATCGTCTCGAGCGCGTTGATGCAGCGGAGCGCCGTCGACTTGCCGGAACCGGACTGGCCGATCAGCGCCACCACCTCGCCGCGGCCGACCTCGAACGAGACGCCGTCCAAGACTTTCAGCGGGCCGAAGCTCTTGTGGACGTTGGCAAGCTTAACGACGGCCGACATTGAGCCTCCTCTCCAGCCCGCGGCTCCAGGCCGACAGCGGATAGCAGATGGCGAAGTAGAACAGCGCCACGGTCACGAAGATGATGAAGGGCTGGAAGATCGAGTTGTTGATGAGCTTGCCGGCCTGCGACAATTCCACGAAGCCGACGACCGAGGCGAGCGAGGTGTTCTTGACGATCTGGACCAAGAAGCCCACCGTCGGAGCGGTGGCGAGCCGCATCGCCTGCGGCAGCACCACCCGGGTCAGGCGCTGCCAGCGCGACAGGGCCAGGCACTCGGCGGCCTCCCACTGGGTCTTCGGCACCGCCTCGATGCAGCCGCGCCAGATCTCGCCGAGGAAGCCCGAGGCGTAGATGGTGAGCCCGGCGCCCGCCGCGATCAGCGCCGGCAGCTGGTCGAAGCCCGCGATGGCAAGGCCGAAATAGATCATGAACAGCAGGATCAGGAGCGGCGTGCCCTGCACCACCTGCACGTAGGCCGTGGCCAGGCCGCGCAGGACGCGGTTGCGGGAGATGCGCGCGAGTGCCACGCCGAATCCGAGGAGGCCGCCGCCGAGGAAGGCGATGGCGGAGAGCGCCAGCGTCCAGCCGGCGGCCTGGAGCAGGAACCAGAGGTGCTGGGGTCCGAAAGTGGGCATCGATCCCCTCCCCGCTAGAGCGCCGTGCCGAGCTTGCGCCGGCGGGTGAAGACGAGTTGCCCGAAGCCCCAGAAGGCTCCGCGCACCACGAAGGACAGGGCGAGGTAGACGAGGCCGACGACGATGTAGGTCTCGAAGCTGCGGAAGGTGTCGGACTGGATGCGGTTGGCCACCGCCGTCAGCTCCTCGGCCGAGATCTGCGAGCAGATCGAGGATGCGAGCATCAGCAGCACGTACTGGCTGACGAGGGCCGGGTAGACCCGCTCGATCGCCGGGCGTAAGACCACGTGCCAGTAGATCTGGCGGCGGTTGAGCCCCAGGCACTCGCCGGCCTCGACCTGCGCCTTATGAATGCTCTCGATCCCGGCGCGCATGATCTCGCAGGTATAGGCCACCACGTTGACGACGAGAGCCAGCACCGCCGCGATGGTGGCGTCGACCCGCAGGCCCAGCACCGCGATGCCGAAATAGACCAGGAAGATCTGGACGAGCAGCGGCGTGTTGCGGATCACCTCGACATAGGCGCCGACGACCCGCTGGAGCCAGGGCGGCCCGTCGGCCCGGGCGATGGCGCAGAGCGCGCCGCCGATGAAACCCAGAACCGTCGCCACGCCCGACAGCTGGAGCGTCAGCCAGACGCCGGCGGCGAAGTCGCGCCAGTACGGCAGCAGGGACGCGAAGTCGAACTGGTAGGTCATGCCGCGCCCGGCGTCGGATAGGCGGCGGCGAGTGCCCGCAGGACCGGAGCGGGCAGGCTGGTCCCCGCCTCCTCGACCCAGGCCAGGAAGGCGTCGACCCGCCGCTCGATCTTCTGGACGTGGTTCTGGGCGATGTCGGCGATGCGGTGGTTGAGATACGGATTCAGGAACCGGTCGAGGGTGGCGGCGACGTAGTCGTTCGCTTGCGGCCCCATCCCGCGGGCGGAGAAGCCCGGCACGACCTCGTCGCGATAGAGCGCGTCGAGCCGGGCCCGGATCGCCGGTTCGGCCAGGATCTCGCGCACGGTCTCGGCGGCAGGCCGGCCCTCGCGCTGCCAGATCTCGGCGAGGAAGGTATGGCCGAGATTGAGGATGTGGAGCTTGAGCCGCTCGTAGGGTTCGAGGTCGTCGGCGAGCACGATGCAGGGATGCTCGCACGGGACCACGAGGCCGGGCCGGCGCTCGATCGCCCAGATGGCGTAGGGCTCGGCCACGGCGCCGACGGGCTCGATCGGCTCCGAGACGATGCGGTCGACGAGGGTGTCGGTGAAGATCGTGCTCTCGCGCAGCCAGGCGGAGAACGCCTCCGGCAGGCCTGCCTCGCGGGCGAGGTCTAGGACGAGGCCCTGGAGCACCCGGCCGTTGCGGTTGATGAGTTCGCAGGGCAGCACCGTGAGCGGCCGCCCGCCCGCCTGCCAGCGGCGATACAGGAGCTGGGTGAGCTTGCCCGGGAACGAGACCGGGGGATGCGCCTCGATCAGGGCCGGACCGCGATCGGCCGGGTCGATCGCATAGCCGGTATCGCCGGTATTCGACAGCACGATCTCGGCCTCCTCGACGAACAGGGCCGTCACGGCGTCCCAGTCCGTCGTCGCCGAGAGCCCGCGATCGATGCTGGTGACGGTGACCTGCCGCTCGACCGGAACGCCGTCCGCGATGCCGCGGATGATGACCGGGTAGCCGCCCGGCGCCCCGAAGGCGGCGACGCGCCCGGCGCGGGCAGCGCTGCCTGAGGTCTGCACCACCGCGA
This sequence is a window from Methylobacterium sp. SyP6R. Protein-coding genes within it:
- a CDS encoding zinc-binding alcohol dehydrogenase family protein: MKVLLCDEPGRLRLTERPEPVPAEGEALVRIRRVGICGTDFHIYQGKHPFLQYPRVMGHELSGTIEQAPAGSGLTAGQNCYIVPYLSCGHCVACRKGVTNACQNISVLGVHCDGGMAELISVPAQNVVPVGDTPLDDAAMIEFLAIGAHGVKRGGIAAGDRVLVVGSGPIGMSAVIFAKARGAHVTVMDLREDRLAFTQASLGADALLLANDEAEAKAGAATSGDFYDCVIDCTGNRAAMQRGFGFVGHGGRYVLVSVVRDDIVFSDPEFHKRETTLFASRNAQPDDFAEVVRQMQAGRVPTQALRTHRGALADGPELFRDWLRPEAGVIKAILEL
- a CDS encoding amino acid ABC transporter ATP-binding protein gives rise to the protein MSAVVKLANVHKSFGPLKVLDGVSFEVGRGEVVALIGQSGSGKSTALRCINALETIEEGAIEVCGHAIHSPNLDKRALRLSVGIVFQSYNLFPHLTALQNIMLAPTCVKGLKRAEARDLAMACLTRVGLAEKAEHYPEQLSGGQQQRVAIARSLAMQPQVMLFDEVTSALDPQLTSEVLKVMEDLARGGMTMILVTHEMGFARRVAGTVIYMRQGRVWETLAGRDLDNPRTPELRDFVGSGL
- a CDS encoding lytic murein transglycosylase; translation: MPQTRFVLRSVLALGAVLVLAAPVGAGDFRAFVEELWPAAQSRKVSRATFDAAFRGVTPDPAVLARLRRQGEFGRPVWEYLTGAVSPGRIARGRAEAARRAETLAAIEAQYGVPGPVLLAFWGIESDFGASAGTMPVIRALATLAEARHRGELFRDELLAALEILEHHDVTPERMRGSWAGAMGQTQFLPSAYLKAAVDFDGDGRRDIWDSAPDALASIAHFLNQAGWRRDLPWGVAVTLPAGFDLARYRGPLADFAGRGVRTLDGAPLPDQGEASLFLPGGVGGPAFLITANFEAIRAYNTSDSYALAVGHFSDRIAGGPPLAAPWPTGPRLDQAGLTALQRGLSARALYDGPFDGRAGPKLREAVRRYQIAAGLPADGYATPALLEHVKAR
- the galE gene encoding UDP-glucose 4-epimerase GalE produces the protein MAVLVTGGAGYIGSHMVLALIDAGHEEVVVLDDLSTGFDWALPPEVTLVRGDVADQTLVAETIRRHKIDALAHFAAKIVVPDSVSDPLGYYLANTVKSRALIEAAIGAGVRHVIFSSTAAVYGEPSVVPVPEDLTPNPINPYGRSKLMTEWMLEDAARAHGISTVVLRYFNVAGADPRGRSGQSTPNATHLIKVATQAALGKRGQLEVFGTDYPTPDGSCLRDYIQVSDLAQAHLVALNHLRGGGTSLTLNCGYGRGYSVLEVIDVVKSVSGVDFPVKLSPRRAGDPSRIVAGADRIRAELGWVPQHDDLREIVTQALAWEEALGRRNRV
- a CDS encoding transporter substrate-binding domain-containing protein, translating into MKRRTFLAGGLAAASTLAMPALADTLDTIRSRKKLLVALDLGSPPFGMTDAAMQPTGSDVETARLLAADWELPLEIVQVTSPNRVPFLLTGKADMVIASFSVNEERQKVIDFSDPYGVIQAVIAGPKDREVKDYAAVVGKRLGTTRGSTNDKEATNRAQGAQMVRYDDDATLITAMVSGQVDMVATSPQVMNTANARKPPAPFETKIVMRTFPYAIGIRKGEGKLQTALNEWVHKNLRNGKLNTIYKTYHGSDLPPEMLA
- a CDS encoding aldolase; the encoded protein is MAHALGAPAGERIPDGLNQPDLAGPEVRRAKEDLAACFRMAARHGLEEGICNHFSAMVPGYDDLFLVNPYGYAFAELTASKLLVCDFHGNVVSGEGQPEATAFYIHARLHQRIPRARVAFHTHMPYATALSMTEGDPLIFAGQTSLKFYGRTAFDRNYNGLALDSAEGDRIADSVGEADIVFMKNHGVMVLAPTIAEAWDDLYYLERAAEVQVLALSTGRSVLPVASAIAEAASRQMREGDPESARLHLASIRRRLDREEPDYAE
- a CDS encoding type II secretion system F family protein; this encodes MPRFAYKAYAADGRSRAGRIEAETRQRAVALLRADGLQVYEIAQAAAGPAPFWRRDLFGRDRVNDAARVAFLREFGTLVGAGLTVDKALRLVERQAGPALKPVLSDLLERVVAGASLSRAMAAHPQAFPRDMVDIVRAGEATGTLVDVVGSLTASIERRDAVKRHLISAMIYPALLVAMAIGTVAMIVGVLVPALAPLFEGSGQAPPFAIRAAAWLGETLSTTWPFLLGGLALLILGLARAWRMPGFAASRAQLALRLPLVREIVVGIECGRFCRVLGTLLTAEVPIPDAVAATRPLAGNRVFRHALDEAGRRLAEGGSLASGLSSLKPYAASTLNLIASGEQVNRLGSVLIHAAEMHETETRQRIDRLLALLTPLVTVAIGGLIGGLIISVMGAILSVGQLTQ
- the galU gene encoding UTP--glucose-1-phosphate uridylyltransferase GalU, which codes for MKRIRKAVLPVAGLGTRFLPATKAVPKEMLTVVDRPVVQHVVDEAREAGIEHFIFVTGRGKAVIEDHFDMSYELDRTLQERGKTEAYEALKKDLPAAGQTSFTRQQEPLGLGHAVWCAREIVGDEPFAVILPDMLSRGSMVQMLKAYEQHGGNIIAVEEVAPDQTHQYGIVSVGQEYGDTFEITGMVEKPAKGTAPSNYIISGRYILQPEIFSILERGERGAGGEIQLTDGMKRLSETQKFYGMHYRGKTYDTGSKLGFLVANLAYGLERPELRDALKQEIEALLAKG
- a CDS encoding amino acid ABC transporter permease translates to MPTFGPQHLWFLLQAAGWTLALSAIAFLGGGLLGFGVALARISRNRVLRGLATAYVQVVQGTPLLILLFMIYFGLAIAGFDQLPALIAAGAGLTIYASGFLGEIWRGCIEAVPKTQWEAAECLALSRWQRLTRVVLPQAMRLATAPTVGFLVQIVKNTSLASVVGFVELSQAGKLINNSIFQPFIIFVTVALFYFAICYPLSAWSRGLERRLNVGRR
- a CDS encoding DUF4267 domain-containing protein, with protein sequence MKAPARAFGHAGGMDRRHLATGDGRLSPSDLRLWIVLAMALVFLALGGVLLATPALGALIYGVPEPEGIGRTYLRAIGARDAALALHLAGLSLLSTRRAVMIVLAGSLAIPACDLALILSAGTAAWWQVALHGMSAGVLAVIALWMLAPAPRQDHSA